The following coding sequences are from one Desulfobacterales bacterium window:
- a CDS encoding KH domain-containing protein, with translation MKDLVKYIAQALVDNPEEVVVDEIEGNQTSVLELKVAKEDLGKVIGKQGRTARAIRTILSAASAKVKKRTVLEIIE, from the coding sequence ATGAAAGATCTTGTCAAGTATATTGCGCAGGCACTGGTCGATAATCCTGAAGAGGTGGTAGTCGACGAAATCGAGGGGAACCAGACATCGGTATTGGAACTTAAGGTTGCCAAAGAGGATTTGGGGAAGGTTATCGGTAAACAGGGACGAACGGCAAGAGCGATTCGGACGATACTGAGCGCGGCGTCAGCGAAGGTAAAAAAACGGACGGTTCTGGAGA